The following coding sequences lie in one Hyphobacterium sp. CCMP332 genomic window:
- a CDS encoding aldehyde dehydrogenase family protein has protein sequence MAASEGDVDAAFNAARTAFSGWARTPLADRVAVVERFGELLVARKDEVAKLIARETGKPLWDCLGEGAAMAGKITISIKAYHDRTGETQARWISGLQSSATNRLG, from the coding sequence ATGGCGGCATCTGAGGGCGATGTCGATGCTGCCTTCAATGCCGCGCGGACCGCATTTTCCGGCTGGGCCCGCACGCCCCTGGCCGACCGAGTTGCGGTGGTGGAACGTTTTGGCGAATTGCTGGTTGCGCGCAAGGATGAGGTGGCCAAGCTCATCGCCCGGGAAACCGGCAAGCCGCTCTGGGACTGTCTGGGCGAGGGCGCAGCGATGGCGGGCAAAATCACCATCTCCATCAAGGCCTATCATGACCGGACCGGCGAGACGCAGGCGAGATGGATTTCGGGTCTGCAGAGC
- a CDS encoding peptidase dimerization domain-containing protein, whose product MNLRSQTDPWPVRARGSGNWSLKVSGKAAHAGREHHLGRNAIVAASQFALGLDALNGQQDGVTFNVARIDGGGPPNVVPANAVVRFNVRVNDGEDQAWVLANLERLTAETARRENFCRPVWWFHTSGQTHDARQCADVRVDEGGRFGSGPRDQMECHRRVCEGNNLWAAGCPNVDTLGVCGGDIHSHDEIVLLDSLTERAKLSAIMLMKFASGEFDAKTARKLARRKPRC is encoded by the coding sequence ATGAACCTGCGCTCGCAGACGGATCCCTGGCCGGTGCGCGCAAGGGGGTCGGGAAACTGGTCGCTGAAGGTCTCCGGCAAGGCGGCGCATGCAGGCCGTGAACATCATCTGGGACGCAATGCGATTGTCGCGGCGAGCCAGTTTGCGCTCGGGCTCGATGCGCTCAACGGGCAACAGGATGGCGTGACATTCAACGTGGCACGTATTGACGGCGGTGGTCCGCCGAATGTGGTGCCGGCCAACGCCGTTGTTCGGTTCAATGTCCGCGTCAATGATGGGGAGGATCAGGCTTGGGTGCTGGCCAATCTTGAGCGTCTGACCGCAGAAACGGCCCGTAGGGAGAATTTCTGCAGACCTGTTTGGTGGTTTCACACGTCCGGCCAAACCCATGACGCCCGCCAATGCGCAGATGTTCGAGTGGACGAAGGCGGCCGGTTCGGCTCTGGGCCTCGAGATCAGATGGAATGCCACCGGCGGGTTTGTGAGGGCAATAATCTCTGGGCGGCAGGATGCCCGAATGTTGACACTCTGGGGGTTTGCGGCGGGGATATTCACTCGCACGACGAAATTGTTCTGCTCGACAGCCTGACCGAACGGGCCAAGCTGTCCGCGATCATGTTGATGAAGTTTGCCTCGGGCGAATTTGATGCCAAAACCGCACGCAAACTGGCGAGGAGGAAGCCTAGATGCTGA
- a CDS encoding M20/M25/M40 family metallo-hydrolase translates to MTHKVELKPDERSALDWIETRQDHMVATLRDWVNTNSGSHNADGLEVMRGKLNEAFTELGGEIRAQELKPTTMVEKWRSQQQGFTPSFHLIQRPDAPIRIVLTGHHDTVFPADDSFQSWKMRDDNIMNGPGAADMKGGLLVMLHALLALERSPLKDRIGYDILISPDEETGSLGSGPILHALGAKADIGMTYEPALADGSLAGARKGVGKLVAEGLRQGGACRP, encoded by the coding sequence ATGACCCACAAAGTCGAGCTGAAGCCGGACGAGCGCAGCGCGCTCGACTGGATCGAGACGCGCCAGGATCATATGGTCGCGACCCTGCGCGACTGGGTGAATACCAATTCCGGCAGCCATAATGCTGATGGCCTGGAAGTCATGCGTGGCAAGCTGAATGAGGCATTTACCGAGCTGGGCGGAGAGATCCGGGCCCAGGAGTTGAAGCCGACGACGATGGTCGAAAAATGGCGAAGTCAACAGCAGGGCTTCACGCCATCCTTTCATCTGATCCAGCGACCCGATGCGCCGATCAGGATTGTTCTGACAGGGCATCACGACACGGTCTTTCCTGCCGATGACAGCTTCCAGAGCTGGAAAATGCGCGATGATAACATCATGAATGGTCCGGGCGCGGCCGACATGAAAGGCGGGCTGCTGGTCATGCTGCATGCGCTGCTGGCGCTCGAGCGGAGCCCGCTCAAGGACCGGATCGGCTATGACATTCTGATCAGCCCGGACGAGGAAACCGGTTCGCTGGGGTCGGGCCCCATTCTTCATGCCCTCGGCGCAAAGGCTGATATCGGGATGACCTATGAACCTGCGCTCGCAGACGGATCCCTGGCCGGTGCGCGCAAGGGGGTCGGGAAACTGGTCGCTGAAGGTCTCCGGCAAGGCGGCGCATGCAGGCCGTGA
- a CDS encoding PLP-dependent transferase, whose protein sequence is MDQAGRQFGGTESLILHPVSTSHSNVDPARREALGYSEAMVRLSVGLEDPQDLIDDLEQALANV, encoded by the coding sequence ATTGATCAAGCTGGCCGTCAGTTTGGGGGGACCGAGAGCCTGATCCTGCATCCTGTCTCGACCAGCCATTCCAACGTTGATCCGGCCAGACGCGAAGCGCTCGGCTATAGCGAGGCGATGGTCCGGCTATCTGTTGGGCTGGAAGACCCGCAAGACCTGATAGACGATCTGGAACAGGCGCTGGCAAACGTCTAA